The genome window TACGCCGCCCGCCCGCCGGCGCTCGTGGCTCAGCGCCTTTTCGGTGACTGCAAGGACAAGGCGTTCCTGACGATCGCGCTGCTCAAGCGTCTGGGCGTCGACGCCTACCCCGTCCTCGCCCTGCCGCGCGAGTTCGGGTCGGTCGACCCCGATTTCCCGACGCCCGCCGCGTTCAACCACTTGATCGTCGCCGTCCACCTCCCGAAAGGCGGCTCGTTCCCCGCATCGGTGACGCTCGCGGACGGGCTGCTCGTGATCTTCGATCCGACCAATTCCTGGACGCCGTTCGGCGAGATCGACGGGGATCTGCAGGGAACGCGGTCGCTCCTGGTCCGAAACGGGAACGGCGTGCTCCTCACCCTCCCTTACGCGCCTGCCGGGCGCAACCTCCACCGGCGCGTGGTCGACGCGACACTCGATTCCGACGGACGGCTCTCGGCCGTGGTGAAGGACACGACCGAAGGGGCGGTTTCGGAGCGCGGTTACTTCCGCGAGATGACCGGGCTCGAGCGGAGCGAGGCGATCGCGCGCCGCGCCGAACGGCAGATCCCCGGGTCGAGTGTGTCGCTCGCGTCCTTCGCGCATCTCGACGAGCGGGAGGTCCCGTTCGAGTCGACCTACACCGTGATCGCCCCGGACTTCCTGCGGCGCGCCGGGTCGATCTCGCTCCTCCCGGTGCTGCCCTGTCCGATCGGTCCCGGCCGGATCCCGAGACTTTCCGAACGGCGGTCCCCCATCGACCTCGGGCCTCCGCGGCGCGTCGAGCTGCAAACGACGATCCGCCTCCCGCCGGGCCTCTCGATCGAGGGGATGCCCGAGCCGGCGGAAGCCGACACGCCCTACGCGGCGTACCGCTTCGCGGTCTCGCGGAAAGGCGACGCGATCGTCGCCACGGAGAGCTTCGAGGTTCGCAAACCGCTCATCCCGCTCGCCGACGTCTCGGCGTGGAAGCCGGTCGAAGCGGCGGCGAGCCGCGCGCGCGCGGCGACCCTTGCCGTCCTCGGCCGCTGACCGGCGCCGCGCGCGGTGAGAAATTTCTCAAGTGCCGCCGCCGTTGGAAATCGCGGTGGTAGATTGACGGCATGAAGAAGTGGATGATTTTCACCGCGCTCACCGCCGTCGTCGCCGTGCTCGGCTCGCTCGGCGGGGGAAACGCCGAGAGCCCGAAAGGAAAGCCGATGGCCGAGAAGATCGTGAAGTCTGACGCCGAGTGGCAGAAGGATCTCACTCCCGAGCAGTACGAGATCCTTCGCAAGGCGGGGACCGAGCGCGCTTTCACCGGGAAGTACTGGAACAACCACGAGAAGGGGACCTACGTCTGCGCGGCCGACGGGAACCCGCTCTTCTCCTCGGACACCAAGTTCGAGTCCGGCACGGGCTGGCCGAGCTTCTGGCAGCCGATCTCGAAGTCCGCGGTCGAGACGAAGACCGATCGCAGCTTCTTCATGGACCGGACGGAAG of Thermoanaerobaculia bacterium contains these proteins:
- a CDS encoding DUF3857 domain-containing protein; the protein is MRPAMFWLAATAAAAAPLAASTPDWVVRASRETVSPGLLAARLAPESAVLWSQQIITAAPSSGSTKLFRREAVRILTVGGVPAGTFGETYDDDSKVDVEGAWSVHSDGSAEELRLRDVVSAQLAVPEFFTDTYRLLFRPPRLAPGDTAAFALSRKSRRDVYQWILPLQREVPVVGQEVVVDLPEGWRHRWRLTRAPEGYEGPLSGEGGNRASYRFGPQRALSPETDAPPEADRAAHVEVAILPPAGARSDLAFGSWNDVASWFERKSAAARGDAPASVRIGGPDGVAEAARWVQDRIRYVALEVGEGGYAARPPALVAQRLFGDCKDKAFLTIALLKRLGVDAYPVLALPREFGSVDPDFPTPAAFNHLIVAVHLPKGGSFPASVTLADGLLVIFDPTNSWTPFGEIDGDLQGTRSLLVRNGNGVLLTLPYAPAGRNLHRRVVDATLDSDGRLSAVVKDTTEGAVSERGYFREMTGLERSEAIARRAERQIPGSSVSLASFAHLDEREVPFESTYTVIAPDFLRRAGSISLLPVLPCPIGPGRIPRLSERRSPIDLGPPRRVELQTTIRLPPGLSIEGMPEPAEADTPYAAYRFAVSRKGDAIVATESFEVRKPLIPLADVSAWKPVEAAASRARAATLAVLGR
- the msrB gene encoding peptide-methionine (R)-S-oxide reductase MsrB, with protein sequence MKKWMIFTALTAVVAVLGSLGGGNAESPKGKPMAEKIVKSDAEWQKDLTPEQYEILRKAGTERAFTGKYWNNHEKGTYVCAADGNPLFSSDTKFESGTGWPSFWQPISKSAVETKTDRSFFMDRTEVLCSRCGGHLGHLFDDGPPPTHQRYCMNSAALKFVPAPK